A region from the Priestia filamentosa genome encodes:
- the murQ gene encoding N-acetylmuramic acid 6-phosphate etherase: protein MLERLGTERRNNETEELDTMSIQNILRIMNEEDKKVPEAIQKELENVERAVRLVVESFKSGGRLLYVGAGTSGRLGVLDAVECPPTFGTDPNLVKGVMAGGESAFIKAVEAAEDREDLGAEDMKLLNVTSNDTVIGIAASGRTPYVIGALRYARERGASTCTISCNKETAISALADVAIEVDTGPEVLTGSTRLKAGTAQKLLLNMISTVSMIQIGKVYKNLMVDVQPTNEKLVERSKRIIMEATSISYEEASTYYDQSKQNIKVAILMALTNCTAEEAETKLQASNGFVRQAL from the coding sequence GTGTTAGAACGTTTAGGAACAGAACGACGTAACAATGAAACAGAGGAATTAGATACAATGAGTATTCAAAATATTTTGCGTATTATGAATGAAGAAGACAAGAAAGTTCCAGAAGCCATTCAAAAGGAATTAGAAAATGTTGAAAGAGCTGTGAGGCTAGTTGTAGAAAGCTTTAAATCAGGGGGGAGGCTTTTGTACGTTGGAGCAGGAACGAGCGGACGTCTTGGTGTTCTTGATGCTGTTGAATGCCCACCGACATTTGGCACAGATCCAAACCTTGTAAAAGGGGTAATGGCAGGAGGAGAATCAGCTTTTATTAAAGCTGTTGAAGCAGCAGAAGATCGTGAAGATTTAGGAGCAGAAGATATGAAATTGCTGAACGTTACCTCTAATGATACCGTAATCGGTATTGCGGCGAGTGGACGAACGCCATATGTTATAGGAGCCTTACGATATGCTAGAGAAAGAGGTGCATCAACATGTACGATTTCGTGTAATAAAGAAACAGCTATTAGCGCTCTAGCAGACGTGGCAATTGAAGTTGATACAGGCCCGGAAGTTCTTACAGGTTCAACAAGATTAAAAGCAGGAACAGCTCAAAAGCTTTTACTAAATATGATTTCAACTGTTTCAATGATTCAGATAGGGAAAGTATATAAAAACTTAATGGTAGACGTACAGCCAACAAATGAGAAGCTTGTAGAGCGCTCAAAACGAATCATTATGGAGGCAACAAGTATATCATATGAAGAGGCTTCTACCTATTATGATCAATCAAAACAAAATATTAAAGTTGCCATTTTAATGGCTTTAACAAATTGTACAGCTGAGGAAGCGGAAACAAAGTTGCAGGCTAGCAATGGATTTGTACGTCAGGCTCTTTAA
- a CDS encoding PTS transporter subunit EIIC, with product MSKEREVAHKILACLGFEENVANFTNCMTRLRVNVYNREEVNIQKLEEIDGVIGVVEDETIQIILGPGFVNKVASEFQQFFDQSSVEEDQKRKIQEKNNTPFKNGLKKIGNVFIPLLPGLIASGLINGIVSTLINGGVDEANELIVLMKFIGGCIFTYLGVFVGINAAKEFGGTPVLGGIAGLLIINPALDTLDLTIMGEEVTAGRGGLIAVLISAWFMTVIERNVRKFIPNAVDIILTPLLTLLIVGISTMYIIQPLGGLLSEGILNILTAVLEIGGPLAGAVLAGTFLPLVMVGLHHGLIPLHMEFIQATGATPLLPILAMAGAGQVGAGLAILAKTKNERIKKNLYGALPVGFLGVGEPLLYGVTLPLGRPFITACLGAAVGGASQAVFATATKAVGISGLPLTLLVVDGKIILYLLGLLISYGAGFIFTYFFGYKEEMAQNLRKEKEVSVE from the coding sequence ATGTCAAAAGAGCGGGAAGTAGCACACAAAATTTTAGCTTGTCTTGGGTTTGAGGAGAATGTAGCTAATTTTACAAATTGTATGACAAGACTTAGAGTGAACGTCTATAACCGAGAAGAGGTTAATATTCAAAAACTTGAAGAAATAGACGGTGTTATTGGAGTTGTAGAAGATGAAACAATTCAAATTATTTTAGGTCCTGGTTTTGTGAATAAGGTGGCTTCAGAATTTCAGCAGTTTTTTGATCAATCTTCAGTTGAAGAAGATCAAAAAAGAAAAATTCAAGAAAAGAACAATACACCTTTCAAAAATGGTCTAAAGAAAATTGGAAACGTCTTTATCCCTCTTTTACCGGGACTTATTGCTTCAGGACTTATTAATGGGATTGTAAGTACGCTTATCAACGGCGGTGTTGATGAAGCAAATGAACTAATTGTATTAATGAAGTTTATTGGAGGATGTATTTTCACCTATCTCGGGGTTTTTGTTGGGATCAATGCTGCAAAAGAATTTGGGGGTACGCCAGTTCTGGGGGGAATTGCAGGTTTATTAATTATTAACCCAGCTCTTGATACTCTTGATCTTACCATTATGGGAGAAGAAGTAACAGCAGGACGGGGTGGCCTTATTGCTGTTTTGATCTCAGCTTGGTTTATGACCGTTATTGAACGAAATGTAAGAAAGTTTATTCCAAACGCTGTAGACATTATTTTAACTCCTCTTCTCACGCTTCTTATTGTTGGAATAAGTACAATGTATATTATTCAGCCACTAGGAGGGCTTCTTTCAGAAGGGATTTTAAACATCTTAACTGCTGTACTAGAAATAGGTGGGCCTCTCGCTGGTGCCGTACTAGCAGGTACATTTTTACCTCTTGTAATGGTAGGGCTTCATCACGGGTTGATTCCTCTTCATATGGAATTTATTCAAGCAACAGGAGCTACTCCGCTTCTTCCTATTTTAGCGATGGCTGGAGCAGGTCAAGTTGGAGCAGGGCTTGCTATCTTAGCAAAAACGAAAAACGAGCGCATTAAGAAAAACTTGTATGGAGCGCTTCCTGTAGGATTTTTAGGAGTAGGAGAACCGCTTTTATACGGAGTGACTTTACCGCTTGGACGTCCATTTATTACAGCATGTCTAGGCGCTGCTGTTGGAGGAGCTTCACAAGCTGTTTTCGCAACAGCAACAAAAGCAGTAGGAATCTCAGGGCTCCCGCTTACACTGCTTGTTGTAGATGGGAAAATTATTTTATACTTGCTTGGTCTTTTAATCTCTTACGGAGCAGGTTTCATTTTCACTTACTTCTTTGGCTATAAAGAAGAAATGGCTCAAAATCTTAGGAAAGAAAAAGAGGTTTCAGTAGAATAG
- a CDS encoding YtoQ family protein, with translation MELTVYLAGQIHDNWRDILKNEASDLNLPLTFVGPMENHDRSDNIGEEILGKQPNNIFKDEAASAINNLRTEILMNKSDVVIALFGDKYKQWNTAMDASRAIEKGKPLILVRPETLHHPLKELSNKAQVVVETPQQALQALSYVFS, from the coding sequence ATGGAACTTACCGTTTATTTAGCAGGACAGATTCACGATAACTGGCGCGATATATTAAAAAATGAAGCAAGCGACTTAAATTTACCACTTACATTTGTTGGTCCGATGGAAAATCACGATCGTTCTGATAACATTGGAGAAGAAATTCTCGGAAAACAACCTAATAATATTTTTAAAGATGAAGCAGCTTCTGCTATTAATAATCTGCGAACTGAAATTTTAATGAATAAAAGTGATGTTGTTATTGCTCTTTTCGGTGATAAATATAAACAGTGGAATACAGCAATGGATGCATCACGCGCAATTGAAAAAGGAAAACCGCTTATTCTAGTTCGCCCGGAAACTCTTCATCACCCATTAAAAGAACTTTCAAATAAAGCACAAGTTGTTGTAGAAACACCACAGCAAGCTTTGCAAGCTCTTTCTTACGTATTCTCATAA
- a CDS encoding beta-class carbonic anhydrase, giving the protein MNKVERLESMLKKNEEFVAKGEGKKFKASKFSNKNMLVITCMDARLIKMLPEALDLKNGDANIIKTAGALVCAKSENVLRSILVSVYELGVEEIFVVGHYDCGMAGFCCDNLLEKWKDRSDIQQGVQQLSNEGVNFERWLKGFDHVEDSVKDSVSFLHEYPLLPQGIKIHGLIINPEDGRVDHVTSLTKEEKIERTF; this is encoded by the coding sequence ATGAATAAAGTGGAACGATTAGAAAGCATGTTAAAGAAGAACGAGGAATTTGTAGCAAAAGGCGAAGGAAAAAAGTTTAAAGCAAGTAAATTTTCTAATAAAAACATGCTTGTTATTACATGCATGGACGCTCGTTTAATTAAAATGTTGCCGGAAGCCCTTGATTTAAAAAATGGAGATGCCAACATTATTAAAACAGCAGGTGCTCTTGTTTGTGCAAAAAGTGAAAATGTTCTTAGAAGCATCCTTGTTTCGGTCTATGAGCTTGGTGTTGAAGAAATTTTTGTTGTAGGACATTATGACTGCGGTATGGCAGGGTTTTGCTGCGACAATCTACTTGAAAAATGGAAGGATAGAAGTGACATTCAACAAGGTGTGCAACAATTATCAAATGAAGGAGTTAATTTTGAAAGATGGCTCAAAGGATTTGATCATGTAGAAGATAGCGTGAAAGATAGTGTTTCATTCCTCCATGAGTACCCACTCCTGCCCCAAGGGATAAAAATTCACGGTCTTATCATTAATCCAGAGGATGGAAGGGTTGATCATGTGACATCCCTTACAAAAGAAGAAAAGATAGAGCGTACTTTCTAA
- a CDS encoding SulP family inorganic anion transporter, translating to MNKTKKQPYTLEMLRRDLIAGIIVGIVAIPLGMGFAIASGTEPVHGIYTVVIAGIIVSTLGGSKFQIAGPTGAFVPILLGIVTQYGFDNLMIATFMAGLILIVLGLCKAGSLVKYIPKPVIIGFTAGIAIIIFYGQLPHFLGLYNTNDEAGFLAGMVSIVKSLPDANFYGVLTGIVGLVSIILATRFVPKIPGALIGVLVSTAFALLLFPDKLVTINTLYGAIPNTLPQFGLPEITLEKIITLIPAALAIAFLGGLESLLSAVVADEMAGTKHKSNREIVAQGIANTILPFFQGIPATGAIARTATNIRNKAATRFSGVVHALFALIVLLVLAPYASHIPLASLAPVLMVVAWNMSERKHFAGIVKERSRESFVLLVTFFFTVFFDLMVGIGIGMLAYFVLNFNKTAIGKKVRSTAGM from the coding sequence ATGAATAAAACAAAAAAACAGCCGTATACGCTTGAGATGCTGAGGCGTGATTTGATTGCCGGGATTATTGTAGGAATCGTAGCTATTCCACTTGGGATGGGATTTGCTATTGCTTCAGGAACGGAACCTGTACATGGAATTTATACTGTTGTAATTGCCGGAATTATTGTTTCTACATTAGGAGGATCAAAATTTCAAATTGCAGGACCAACAGGGGCATTTGTTCCGATACTGCTTGGGATTGTCACACAGTACGGATTTGATAACCTAATGATTGCGACCTTTATGGCAGGACTTATTCTCATTGTGCTTGGATTATGTAAAGCAGGTTCGCTTGTTAAATATATTCCGAAACCTGTTATTATCGGTTTTACAGCTGGGATTGCGATTATCATTTTCTACGGCCAACTTCCCCACTTTTTAGGGTTATACAATACAAATGATGAAGCTGGATTTTTAGCTGGCATGGTTTCCATTGTTAAAAGTCTACCAGATGCCAATTTTTATGGAGTGTTAACAGGCATTGTCGGTCTTGTAAGCATTATTTTAGCAACGCGCTTTGTTCCTAAAATTCCAGGTGCTCTTATTGGGGTTCTTGTCTCAACTGCTTTTGCGCTTTTACTTTTCCCTGATAAGCTTGTAACCATTAATACACTCTACGGAGCAATCCCGAACACGCTTCCGCAGTTTGGACTTCCTGAAATTACGCTAGAAAAAATTATTACCCTTATTCCTGCAGCGTTAGCCATTGCCTTCTTAGGTGGTTTGGAATCTCTACTTTCGGCTGTTGTAGCAGATGAAATGGCTGGTACAAAGCATAAAAGTAACCGGGAGATTGTTGCCCAAGGCATTGCAAACACTATATTACCCTTTTTTCAAGGAATTCCTGCTACAGGAGCTATTGCAAGAACGGCAACAAATATTCGAAACAAAGCGGCAACTCGATTTTCAGGCGTTGTGCATGCTTTATTCGCCTTAATTGTCCTCCTTGTGCTCGCTCCTTATGCTTCTCATATTCCGCTTGCAAGCCTTGCCCCAGTTTTAATGGTAGTAGCGTGGAATATGAGTGAACGTAAACATTTTGCGGGCATTGTAAAAGAAAGATCACGTGAATCATTTGTGTTGCTTGTTACCTTCTTTTTCACTGTCTTTTTTGATCTGATGGTTGGAATCGGCATTGGAATGCTCGCATACTTTGTCCTTAACTTTAATAAGACAGCAATAGGGAAGAAAGTTCGCTCAACTGCTGGAATGTAA
- a CDS encoding extracellular catalytic domain type 1 short-chain-length polyhydroxyalkanoate depolymerase has protein sequence MINAEERFEEYESKQGSYYLYVPPNNRPHEKSPLMVVLHGCTQNPFIIATATEMNDTARQNNFLVLYPDQPRSEDSGKCWSWHDVDHQERGKGEPHKIVSMINHIKEKYEVSDIYITGLSAGAAMALIVGGVYPDLFSGIGVVGGLPYKAAETKSERALAMINGPQHDAEKMGELLYEKTAVYDKRVPLIVFHGTYDRVVHPINANKLIKQWITLCNLMNKNEKDGKIPSTPVRTHKGAVPLGKTYKIEEYESPDKSIKIHYVSINSMLHSWPGGSVKGTFTDPLAPSASEMMWEFFKQK, from the coding sequence ATGATAAATGCAGAAGAAAGATTTGAAGAATATGAATCTAAACAGGGCTCTTACTATCTTTATGTACCACCAAATAATCGCCCGCACGAAAAGTCTCCACTTATGGTTGTCTTGCATGGATGTACGCAAAATCCTTTCATTATTGCTACGGCAACAGAAATGAATGATACGGCTCGCCAAAACAATTTTCTTGTTTTATATCCTGATCAGCCAAGAAGTGAAGATTCTGGGAAATGCTGGAGTTGGCATGATGTAGATCATCAAGAAAGAGGGAAAGGAGAGCCTCACAAAATTGTTAGCATGATTAATCATATAAAAGAAAAATATGAAGTATCTGATATATACATAACAGGTCTTTCTGCCGGAGCGGCAATGGCTCTGATCGTAGGAGGCGTTTATCCAGATCTTTTTTCAGGAATAGGAGTTGTAGGAGGCCTCCCTTATAAAGCAGCCGAAACCAAATCAGAGCGTGCGCTTGCCATGATTAACGGCCCACAGCATGATGCTGAAAAGATGGGAGAGCTTTTATACGAAAAAACGGCTGTGTACGATAAAAGGGTGCCTCTTATTGTCTTTCACGGTACATATGACCGTGTTGTTCATCCAATAAATGCTAATAAATTAATAAAACAGTGGATCACTTTGTGTAATTTAATGAACAAAAATGAAAAAGACGGCAAAATTCCCTCTACGCCTGTTCGAACACATAAGGGGGCGGTACCGCTTGGGAAGACGTATAAAATTGAAGAATATGAATCTCCGGATAAAAGCATCAAAATTCACTACGTATCAATTAATAGCATGCTTCATTCATGGCCAGGGGGAAGCGTAAAAGGAACGTTCACAGATCCTCTTGCTCCAAGTGCTAGTGAAATGATGTGGGAGTTTTTTAAACAGAAATAA
- a CDS encoding amidohydrolase, whose product MKKAFYHCDIFTLDHEKIIKDGMIITEDEKIAYIGKMEEERLQDCEETYNWSGKWVMPGLVNSHVHIVMNILRGVGDDMLLHPWLTEKIWPLEAKFTTDLAITSSKAAIVEMIKSGTTLFNDMFNPIGLDVFKLYEAVKDTGMKGNLAYTLFSNDKGDEAIAKEAYDMAQYIKKDRSLIRTTVAPHSPYSCSEELLRSSVSIAKDLDLPLHIHVSETEKEMNDCLSEHKATPVQYLADLGFYEQPTIFAHGVVLTDEDVALLNEKGTSIAHNPISNLKLGSGVADISSLNRAGVNVAIATDSVASNNNLDMFEEMRTAALLQKGTHKTPEAMPAYSMLKMATLNGSKALGYEDTGVLKEGYKADFISIDPRDKVHLQPLENASSHLLYAASGKDVSDSVINGNVVMENRVLLTLDEERIIYDLNYYYKTL is encoded by the coding sequence ATGAAAAAAGCGTTCTATCATTGCGATATATTCACACTAGATCACGAAAAAATAATTAAAGACGGAATGATTATAACGGAAGACGAGAAAATCGCCTATATTGGAAAGATGGAAGAGGAGCGATTGCAAGATTGTGAAGAAACTTACAACTGGAGCGGGAAATGGGTTATGCCAGGGCTTGTGAATTCACATGTTCATATTGTAATGAACATCCTACGTGGTGTTGGAGATGATATGCTTCTTCATCCATGGCTAACGGAAAAAATTTGGCCGCTTGAAGCGAAGTTTACGACAGATCTTGCTATTACAAGCTCAAAAGCAGCTATTGTTGAAATGATAAAGAGCGGGACAACGCTTTTTAACGACATGTTTAATCCAATTGGTCTTGATGTATTTAAACTTTACGAAGCAGTAAAAGATACCGGAATGAAAGGTAATTTGGCGTATACCCTGTTTTCTAATGACAAGGGAGATGAAGCTATAGCAAAAGAAGCGTATGATATGGCTCAATATATTAAGAAAGATCGTTCATTAATTAGAACAACAGTTGCTCCACACAGTCCGTATTCTTGTAGTGAAGAGCTTCTGCGTTCATCTGTTTCAATTGCAAAAGACCTTGACTTGCCTCTTCACATTCACGTGTCTGAAACAGAAAAAGAGATGAATGATTGTCTTAGCGAACATAAAGCAACTCCTGTACAATATCTAGCAGATCTTGGTTTTTACGAACAGCCCACCATTTTTGCTCATGGAGTTGTTCTCACAGATGAAGATGTTGCTCTTTTAAATGAAAAAGGAACATCAATTGCTCACAACCCTATTAGTAATTTAAAGCTAGGATCTGGAGTTGCTGATATTTCTAGCCTAAATCGTGCAGGCGTGAACGTAGCTATTGCAACAGATAGCGTTGCTTCTAATAATAATTTAGATATGTTTGAAGAAATGAGAACAGCTGCACTTTTGCAAAAAGGTACACATAAAACGCCAGAAGCAATGCCTGCTTATAGCATGCTAAAAATGGCAACCTTGAATGGATCAAAAGCATTAGGATATGAGGATACAGGTGTATTAAAAGAAGGATACAAAGCAGATTTCATTTCGATTGATCCAAGAGATAAAGTCCATCTTCAACCTCTTGAAAATGCCTCTTCACATCTCTTATATGCAGCAAGTGGAAAAGATGTTTCTGATAGTGTTATTAACGGAAATGTCGTAATGGAGAATCGCGTTCTCTTAACGCTAGATGAAGAAAGAATCATATACGATCTAAATTACTACTATAAAACATTATAA
- a CDS encoding glycerophosphodiester phosphodiesterase — protein sequence MTKRIFIAIGLLLLLVSSEHRFVLAQSNHPILNIAHRGASAYAPEHTMISYKKALDMGADYLEIDLQQTKDGVLVAIHDSKLERTTNGKGRVKDYTYDQLKNLDAGSWFNRKYPEQAKESFEKESILSLEEIFAYFGRDQHYYIETKSPQSYKGMEENLLKLVDKYNIPEEHLLIESFSAKSLKSIHEKKPELSLIKLSLCRPSLQEIKEIKTYADGIGPRATCLDKGYIEKVHSQGLFLHAFTVNDKKAMGKLIHWGVDGLFTNNPDVLKDVIENQNS from the coding sequence ATGACAAAACGCATTTTTATCGCGATTGGGTTACTTCTGCTTCTCGTGAGTTCTGAACATAGATTTGTTCTAGCACAATCTAATCATCCTATTTTAAATATTGCTCATCGTGGTGCGTCTGCATATGCACCTGAACATACGATGATTTCTTATAAAAAAGCTCTTGATATGGGAGCAGACTATCTTGAAATAGACCTTCAGCAAACAAAGGATGGCGTCCTTGTTGCGATCCATGATTCAAAATTAGAAAGGACAACAAATGGAAAAGGTCGTGTGAAAGATTACACATATGATCAATTAAAGAATCTTGATGCTGGTTCATGGTTTAATCGAAAATATCCTGAGCAAGCAAAAGAGTCATTTGAAAAAGAATCAATTCTATCACTCGAAGAAATTTTTGCTTACTTTGGGCGTGATCAGCATTACTATATTGAAACAAAATCGCCCCAAAGCTATAAAGGAATGGAAGAGAATTTGCTTAAGCTTGTGGATAAATACAATATTCCAGAAGAGCATCTTTTAATTGAATCTTTCAGTGCGAAAAGTTTAAAAAGCATTCATGAGAAGAAGCCTGAACTTTCACTCATTAAGCTTTCTCTTTGTCGTCCATCATTACAGGAAATAAAGGAAATTAAAACGTATGCAGACGGAATTGGTCCCCGTGCTACGTGTTTAGATAAAGGATATATTGAAAAAGTTCATAGTCAAGGTTTGTTTCTTCATGCCTTTACAGTCAATGATAAAAAGGCAATGGGGAAGCTGATACATTGGGGCGTAGATGGTCTTTTTACCAATAATCCTGACGTATTAAAGGATGTAATTGAGAATCAGAACTCATAG
- a CDS encoding glycerophosphodiester phosphodiesterase — protein sequence MNIAHRGASGYAPENTFAAYFLALKMKADYLEIDVQMSRDGELVLIHDKTVERTTDGNGLVSEKTLHELKELDAGGWFSGEFKNERIPTLPEVFATFRTKVGFLIELKYPSLYPGIEEKLARTLESFRLAESDKIIVQSFDEKAVQRIKKRLPKISVGVLVKYNIWGISSAKLKDISAYATYVNPNRRLITKKLVKRIHKNGMKVTPYAVYRKKTIQSFYNLGVDGIICDYPDLVAENQKAR from the coding sequence ATGAACATTGCTCATAGAGGTGCTTCAGGGTATGCTCCAGAAAATACGTTTGCAGCTTACTTTTTAGCATTGAAAATGAAGGCAGACTATCTTGAAATTGATGTTCAAATGAGCAGGGATGGAGAACTTGTTCTTATACACGATAAGACAGTAGAGCGAACAACAGATGGAAATGGCCTTGTTAGTGAAAAAACGCTTCATGAGCTAAAGGAACTTGACGCTGGAGGGTGGTTTTCCGGGGAGTTTAAGAACGAGCGTATTCCTACACTCCCAGAAGTATTTGCAACATTCCGAACGAAAGTAGGTTTTCTAATCGAACTGAAATATCCTTCTTTATATCCAGGGATTGAGGAGAAGCTTGCACGAACGCTTGAAAGTTTTCGATTAGCAGAGTCTGACAAAATTATTGTTCAATCTTTTGATGAGAAAGCTGTGCAACGGATTAAGAAACGTCTTCCGAAAATTTCAGTAGGAGTTCTTGTAAAGTACAATATATGGGGGATATCTTCTGCAAAATTAAAAGACATTTCGGCATATGCAACATATGTGAACCCAAACAGAAGACTGATTACAAAGAAGCTTGTGAAACGTATTCATAAAAATGGAATGAAAGTTACTCCTTATGCTGTGTATCGTAAAAAAACAATTCAAAGCTTTTATAACCTAGGTGTTGATGGTATTATTTGTGATTATCCTGATCTTGTAGCGGAAAATCAAAAAGCGCGTTAA
- a CDS encoding GrpB family protein, with translation MAKVQLVPYDAQWPEKFRVLKEQLEEKLAPMKVCIEHIGSTSVPNMMAKPIIDVIVGVEKEEELQDAIDPIRELGYTYVQQYETILPNRRYFVRFKEEGLPDIIRNGEHDFSQDADIHHEAHLHVVVKGSNLWERHLQFRDILRSSEDSLEAYASVKRKLALREWESTNEYAKAKTSVITGILSR, from the coding sequence ATGGCAAAAGTACAGCTTGTTCCGTATGATGCACAGTGGCCAGAGAAGTTTAGAGTTCTGAAAGAACAGTTGGAGGAAAAGTTAGCACCAATGAAGGTTTGTATTGAGCATATTGGTAGTACTTCTGTACCTAATATGATGGCAAAACCAATCATTGACGTAATTGTAGGAGTGGAAAAAGAAGAAGAACTACAGGATGCTATTGATCCAATTCGAGAGCTTGGTTATACATATGTGCAACAATATGAAACCATTTTGCCAAATCGACGCTATTTTGTTCGATTTAAAGAGGAAGGTCTTCCAGACATTATTAGGAATGGAGAACATGATTTTTCACAGGATGCCGATATTCATCATGAAGCACATCTTCATGTTGTTGTAAAGGGGAGCAACTTATGGGAAAGGCATCTACAATTTCGCGATATTTTAAGAAGTAGTGAAGACAGTTTAGAGGCATATGCTTCGGTTAAGCGAAAGCTTGCACTTCGAGAATGGGAAAGTACAAATGAATATGCGAAAGCAAAAACGAGCGTTATTACAGGAATTTTAAGTCGATAA
- a CDS encoding Cof-type HAD-IIB family hydrolase, with the protein MIIAIDMDGTLLNSEGKVPAENVEAIKNAQRAGVKVVIATGRSYEDAMRPLQPFDLKLPKICANGADVRDEEGNVLHRQSLEEQDIQNAMNLRFHNDEEVYFEMYVQDGVYTYENAGDVMKAEADRVRSSNEKISRFELDLLAAKQSQQAGVTFLPKEELMKKALQEDTNIFKFLFFSFDLNKLQVVKDELGKSDNVAISSSALHNVEVNHLKATKGIALRKMAEHFKVDMKHSVAIGDNHNDISMFNEAATSFGMGNGDPEVQSLCDYVTETNDNNGVAKAIEKVLKSSLKA; encoded by the coding sequence ATGATTATTGCAATTGATATGGATGGAACATTATTAAATAGTGAAGGTAAGGTGCCTGCTGAGAATGTAGAAGCGATCAAAAATGCACAGCGCGCTGGGGTTAAGGTTGTCATTGCAACAGGAAGAAGCTATGAGGATGCAATGCGTCCTTTACAACCGTTCGATCTTAAACTTCCTAAGATTTGTGCAAACGGAGCAGACGTAAGAGATGAAGAAGGAAACGTTCTTCATCGCCAATCTCTAGAGGAGCAAGACATTCAAAATGCTATGAATCTTCGCTTTCATAATGATGAGGAAGTTTACTTTGAAATGTATGTGCAAGACGGGGTTTATACATATGAAAATGCAGGAGATGTAATGAAAGCGGAAGCAGACCGAGTGAGAAGCTCTAATGAAAAAATTTCTCGCTTTGAACTTGATCTTTTAGCTGCCAAACAGTCACAGCAGGCTGGCGTGACCTTTTTACCAAAAGAAGAGCTTATGAAAAAAGCGCTCCAAGAAGATACTAATATTTTTAAATTCCTCTTTTTCTCCTTCGACTTAAACAAGCTGCAAGTTGTAAAAGATGAATTAGGAAAAAGCGACAACGTAGCTATTAGCTCATCTGCTTTGCATAACGTGGAGGTCAACCACTTGAAGGCAACAAAGGGAATTGCGCTTCGTAAAATGGCAGAGCATTTCAAAGTTGATATGAAACATTCAGTCGCTATTGGAGACAATCACAACGATATTAGTATGTTTAATGAAGCAGCTACAAGTTTCGGGATGGGAAATGGAGATCCTGAAGTGCAGTCATTATGTGACTACGTAACCGAAACAAATGATAATAATGGAGTAGCAAAAGCGATTGAGAAAGTATTAAAAAGTTCTCTAAAAGCCTAA